The Kitasatospora setae KM-6054 genome contains a region encoding:
- the nudC gene encoding NAD(+) diphosphatase gives MDELSSAPDTKHLALARAGVDRAAHRRLDEPWLAAAWSHPTTRVLPIAGGEAFVVDTPAGSELVLLPSFEAPQTGDRYFLGTDEDGTHYFALDCESLPGRLDGDARPAGLREVGSTLSDRDSGLLVHAVALEHWHRLHSFCSRCGHPTEKAGAGHLRRCTSCAAEHYPRTDPAVIMLITDGEDRCLLGRQALWPEGRWSTLAGFVEPGESIEQTVVREVLEEAGVRVGEVEYVASQPWPFPSSLMLGFIGRAHPDGTGITVDGEELSEARWFSREELRAGMAAGEILPPSGISIARYLVELWYGEPLPAAARW, from the coding sequence ATGGACGAGTTGAGCAGCGCACCCGACACCAAGCACCTCGCGTTGGCCCGCGCCGGGGTGGACCGGGCGGCGCACCGCCGGCTGGACGAGCCCTGGCTGGCCGCCGCCTGGAGCCACCCCACCACCCGGGTGCTGCCGATCGCCGGCGGCGAGGCCTTCGTGGTCGACACCCCGGCCGGCAGCGAACTGGTCCTGCTGCCCTCCTTCGAGGCCCCGCAGACCGGCGACCGCTACTTCCTCGGCACCGACGAGGACGGCACCCACTACTTCGCGCTGGACTGCGAGTCGCTGCCCGGCCGGCTCGACGGCGACGCCCGCCCGGCCGGCCTGCGCGAGGTCGGCAGCACCCTCAGCGACCGGGACTCCGGCCTGCTGGTGCACGCCGTCGCCCTGGAGCACTGGCACCGGCTGCACTCCTTCTGCTCCCGCTGCGGCCACCCCACCGAGAAGGCCGGAGCCGGCCACCTGCGCCGCTGCACCTCCTGCGCGGCCGAGCACTACCCGCGCACCGACCCGGCGGTGATCATGCTGATCACCGACGGCGAGGACCGCTGCCTGCTCGGCCGGCAGGCGCTCTGGCCGGAGGGCCGCTGGTCGACGCTGGCCGGGTTCGTCGAGCCCGGCGAGTCGATCGAGCAGACGGTCGTCCGCGAGGTGCTGGAGGAGGCGGGCGTCCGGGTCGGCGAGGTCGAGTACGTGGCCAGCCAGCCCTGGCCGTTCCCGTCCAGCCTGATGCTCGGCTTCATCGGCCGGGCGCACCCCGACGGCACCGGGATCACCGTGGACGGCGAGGAGCTGTCCGAGGCCCGCTGGTTCAGCCGGGAGGAACTGCGGGCCGGGATGGCCGCCGGCGAGATCCTGCCACCGTCCGGCATCTCGATCGCCCGGTACCTGGTCGAGCTCTGGTACGGCGAACCGCTGCCGGCGGCCGCCCGCTGGTGA
- a CDS encoding GntR family transcriptional regulator, producing the protein MTIQRGTAPSPKYQRLAADLRRRIEAGEWEGGDRLPVENELEEQYQVARNTVRLAVDVLVNEGRVARVQGKGTYLRQPTRYDHRVHARPLRPARPGPLTPSGEVYAAEAAAAGRQLTVDFEVVVVQPRRDIAAWLGLRSEENVMMRRQLCRVDQEPYAIEESHYRAGLAAGTPLMENLPVPGGDERILAELGRTETAAVDHLTARMPSPAEAAWFGLGPGVPLLVNTRISSDRRGPIRVMETRYAADRARLLYELGDGAPAAG; encoded by the coding sequence GTGACGATCCAGCGCGGCACCGCCCCTTCGCCCAAGTACCAGCGGCTCGCCGCCGACCTGCGCCGCCGCATCGAGGCGGGCGAGTGGGAGGGCGGCGACCGGCTCCCGGTCGAGAACGAGCTGGAGGAGCAGTACCAGGTGGCCCGCAACACGGTGCGGCTCGCCGTCGACGTGCTGGTCAACGAGGGCCGGGTGGCCCGGGTCCAGGGCAAGGGCACCTACCTGCGGCAGCCCACCCGGTACGACCACCGGGTGCACGCCCGCCCGCTCCGCCCGGCCCGCCCCGGCCCGCTCACCCCCAGCGGCGAGGTCTACGCGGCCGAGGCGGCGGCCGCCGGCCGGCAGCTCACCGTCGACTTCGAGGTGGTCGTCGTCCAGCCCCGCCGCGACATCGCCGCCTGGCTCGGACTGCGCTCCGAGGAGAACGTCATGATGCGCCGTCAGCTCTGCCGGGTCGACCAGGAGCCGTACGCCATCGAGGAGAGCCACTACCGGGCCGGACTGGCCGCCGGCACCCCGCTGATGGAGAACCTGCCCGTCCCCGGTGGCGACGAGCGGATACTGGCGGAACTCGGCCGGACCGAGACCGCCGCCGTCGACCACCTCACCGCCCGGATGCCCAGCCCCGCCGAAGCCGCCTGGTTCGGCCTCGGCCCCGGCGTGCCGCTGCTGGTCAACACCCGGATCAGCAGCGACCGGCGCGGCCCGATCCGGGTGATGGAGACCCGCTACGCCGCGGACCGGGCCCGGCTGCTCTACGAACTCGGCGACGGCGCGCCGGCGGCCGGCTGA
- a CDS encoding mycoredoxin codes for MSGTVTMYSTTWCGYCNRLKSQLDREGIAFTEINIEQDPASASYVESVNDGNQTVPTVVVVSESGAQSVMTNPSLRQVQAALV; via the coding sequence ATGTCCGGCACCGTCACGATGTACAGCACGACCTGGTGCGGCTACTGCAACCGCCTCAAGAGCCAGCTGGACCGCGAGGGCATCGCCTTCACCGAGATCAACATCGAGCAGGACCCGGCCTCGGCGTCCTACGTGGAGTCGGTGAACGACGGCAACCAGACGGTGCCGACGGTCGTGGTGGTGTCCGAGTCCGGCGCGCAGAGCGTGATGACCAACCCGAGCCTGCGCCAGGTCCAGGCCGCCCTGGTCTGA
- a CDS encoding ATP-dependent DNA helicase UvrD2, whose translation MQEEFLGFDDPHAQFGRTPTGADAVLAGLDPEQRAVATALHGPVCVLAGAGTGKTRAITHRIAYGVRSGVYQPAQVLAVTFTARAAGEMRGRLRQLGADGVQARTFHSAALRQLQYFWPRAVGGEFPRLLERKVQLVAEAAGRTGLRVQRTELRDLTAEIEWAKVTQIVPDDYPTALAKSGREAPRDPAETVRVYHGYEELKRTRGLIDFEDVLLLTAAVLEDRPEVAERVRSQYRHFTVDEYQDVSPLQQRLLEQWTGGDGGASLCVVGDASQTIYSFTGATPDHLLNFRHRHPGATVVKLVRDYRSTPQVVHLANGLLAQARGQAAQHRLELVSQREAGPEPVYREYQDEPTEAESTARLIRDLLGTGVRASEVAVLFRTNSQSEVYEQALADLGIAYQLKGAERFFERPEVREAGVLLKGAARAADDPLTAGAPDLAAQVRAVLATRGFTPAPPSGSGAVRERWESLNALVRLAGEFETARTADGLGADLAAYVAELDARAAAQHAPAVEGVTLASLHAAKGLEWDAVFLVGLSEGTLPIIYAKTDEQVEEERRLLYVGVTRARRFLTLSWALSRSPGGRASRKPTRFLDGLRPGSGSPGARGRGGRGGVEPGAERPAARRSRGGPVKCRVCERTLTDGRELKLRRCEGCPSTMDEALYERLREWRAVKAKEQSVPAYVVFTDATLMAVAEDVPGSRAELSRISGVGAMKLDKYGADVLLLCAGESPEPAGETEPESERAPSGDEADDQAGNSVENSPEK comes from the coding sequence ATGCAGGAAGAGTTCCTGGGGTTCGACGACCCCCACGCCCAGTTCGGCCGCACCCCGACCGGAGCGGACGCGGTGCTGGCCGGGCTCGACCCCGAGCAGCGGGCCGTGGCCACCGCCCTGCACGGCCCGGTCTGCGTGCTGGCCGGCGCCGGCACCGGCAAGACCCGCGCCATCACCCACCGGATCGCCTACGGCGTGCGCAGCGGCGTCTACCAGCCCGCCCAGGTCCTCGCCGTCACCTTCACCGCCCGCGCGGCCGGCGAGATGCGCGGCCGGCTGCGCCAGCTCGGGGCGGACGGCGTCCAGGCCCGCACCTTCCACTCCGCCGCGCTGCGCCAGCTCCAGTACTTCTGGCCGCGCGCCGTCGGCGGCGAGTTCCCCCGGCTGCTGGAGCGCAAGGTCCAGCTGGTCGCCGAGGCGGCCGGCCGCACCGGCCTGCGCGTCCAGCGCACCGAACTGCGCGACCTGACGGCCGAGATCGAGTGGGCCAAGGTCACCCAGATCGTCCCCGACGACTACCCGACCGCGCTCGCCAAGTCCGGCCGCGAGGCCCCGCGCGACCCGGCCGAGACCGTCCGGGTCTACCACGGGTACGAGGAGCTCAAGCGCACCCGCGGCCTGATCGACTTCGAGGACGTGCTGCTGCTCACCGCCGCGGTCCTGGAGGACCGGCCGGAGGTCGCCGAGCGGGTCCGCTCCCAGTACCGGCACTTCACGGTCGACGAGTACCAGGACGTCTCCCCGCTCCAGCAGCGCCTGCTGGAGCAGTGGACCGGCGGCGACGGCGGCGCCAGCCTCTGCGTGGTCGGCGACGCCAGCCAGACCATCTACTCCTTCACCGGCGCCACCCCCGACCATCTGCTGAACTTTCGGCACCGGCACCCCGGCGCCACCGTGGTCAAGCTGGTCCGGGACTACCGCTCCACCCCGCAGGTCGTCCACCTGGCCAACGGGCTGCTCGCGCAGGCCCGCGGCCAGGCCGCCCAGCACCGGCTGGAGCTGGTCTCGCAGCGCGAGGCCGGCCCCGAGCCGGTCTACCGCGAGTACCAGGACGAGCCGACCGAGGCCGAGTCCACCGCCCGGCTGATCCGCGACCTGCTCGGCACCGGCGTGCGGGCCAGCGAGGTCGCCGTGCTGTTCCGCACCAACAGCCAGTCCGAGGTCTACGAGCAGGCCCTCGCCGACCTCGGCATCGCCTACCAGCTCAAGGGCGCCGAGCGGTTCTTCGAGCGCCCCGAGGTCCGCGAGGCCGGCGTCCTGCTCAAGGGCGCCGCCCGGGCCGCCGACGACCCGCTGACCGCCGGCGCGCCCGACCTGGCCGCCCAGGTCCGCGCGGTGCTCGCCACCCGCGGCTTCACGCCCGCCCCGCCGTCCGGCTCCGGCGCCGTCCGCGAGCGCTGGGAGTCGCTGAACGCGCTGGTCCGGCTCGCCGGCGAGTTCGAGACCGCCCGCACGGCCGACGGCCTGGGCGCCGACCTGGCCGCCTACGTCGCCGAGCTGGACGCCCGGGCCGCCGCCCAGCACGCTCCCGCCGTCGAGGGCGTCACGCTCGCCTCGCTGCACGCCGCCAAGGGCCTGGAGTGGGACGCGGTCTTCCTGGTCGGCCTGAGCGAGGGCACGCTGCCGATCATCTACGCCAAGACCGACGAGCAGGTCGAGGAGGAGCGCCGGCTGCTGTACGTCGGCGTCACCCGGGCCCGCCGCTTCCTCACCCTCTCCTGGGCGCTCTCCCGCTCCCCGGGCGGCCGCGCCTCCCGCAAGCCCACCCGCTTCCTGGACGGCCTGCGCCCGGGCTCCGGCAGCCCCGGCGCCCGCGGCCGCGGCGGGCGCGGCGGCGTCGAGCCCGGCGCGGAGCGCCCCGCCGCGCGCCGGTCCCGCGGCGGCCCGGTCAAGTGCCGGGTCTGCGAGCGCACCCTGACCGACGGCCGCGAGCTCAAGCTCCGCCGCTGCGAGGGCTGCCCGTCCACGATGGACGAGGCGCTGTACGAGCGGCTGCGCGAGTGGCGCGCGGTCAAGGCCAAGGAGCAGAGCGTCCCGGCCTACGTGGTGTTCACCGACGCCACCCTGATGGCCGTCGCGGAGGACGTGCCGGGCAGCCGCGCCGAGCTGTCCAGGATCTCCGGAGTGGGCGCCATGAAGCTGGACAAGTACGGCGCCGACGTGCTCTTGTTGTGTGCGGGGGAGAGTCCGGAGCCGGCGGGGGAGACCGAGCCGGAGTCCGAGCGCGCCCCCTCCGGGGACGAGGCCGACGACCAGGCCGGGAACTCGGTCGAGAACTCGCCGGAAAAATAG
- a CDS encoding WhiB family transcriptional regulator produces the protein MSTVITPPPLPSVPTDKTVKAKQADPPEVTLMQLTAIDEADSLGLPIPCRAFDPEVFFAETPADVEYAKSLCGTCPVKAACLTGAVERREPWGVWGGELFVQGVIVARKRPRGRPRKTEVMA, from the coding sequence GTGTCCACGGTCATCACACCGCCGCCCCTCCCGTCCGTACCGACCGACAAGACCGTCAAGGCCAAGCAGGCCGACCCCCCGGAGGTAACACTCATGCAGCTCACCGCCATCGACGAGGCTGACTCGCTCGGGCTCCCCATCCCGTGCCGGGCCTTCGACCCGGAGGTCTTCTTCGCGGAGACCCCCGCGGACGTCGAGTACGCCAAGTCGCTGTGTGGCACCTGCCCCGTCAAGGCCGCCTGTCTCACCGGTGCCGTCGAGCGCCGCGAGCCGTGGGGCGTCTGGGGCGGGGAGCTCTTCGTGCAGGGCGTCATCGTCGCCCGGAAGCGCCCGCGTGGCCGTCCGCGCAAGACCGAGGTCATGGCGTGA
- a CDS encoding aminoglycoside phosphotransferase family protein has translation MWSSLPLGEKTRAALGGTPRKVRRLVSSPRSRVWRAEIAGRPVVVKQLVDSPGADDRYARESAALALAGRAGRPGRPVAPALIGTDPANRVVVMERLEDRTPGPDWRAEYATALAGLHASAPADLDDLAGTAPGTALPAWTGPTERDLGCFIALARILDVPAPPGARAEAEALIGRLSATPVRHSLLHGDPCPGNDLHTADGVRFVDFEQAALGPGAVELAYLRTGFPTCWCSTAAPAAELAEAEAAYRATWQAATGTRAPTAADLADASAGWLIRGDALVPKAERGTADHLARLHHGDWTWGNATARRRLLHRVRTVAELAGPDTALPVFGRFCATLATRARTTWPTAVPLPADRT, from the coding sequence ATGTGGTCCTCCCTCCCGCTCGGCGAGAAGACGCGCGCCGCCCTCGGCGGCACCCCGCGCAAGGTCCGCCGCCTGGTCAGCAGCCCGCGCTCCCGGGTCTGGCGGGCCGAGATCGCCGGTCGGCCGGTGGTGGTCAAGCAGCTCGTCGACTCGCCCGGCGCCGACGACCGCTACGCCCGGGAGAGCGCCGCGCTGGCCCTGGCCGGCCGGGCGGGCCGCCCCGGCCGACCGGTCGCGCCCGCGCTGATCGGCACCGACCCGGCCAACCGGGTCGTGGTGATGGAACGGCTGGAGGACCGCACCCCCGGCCCCGACTGGCGGGCCGAGTACGCCACCGCCCTGGCCGGACTGCACGCCAGCGCCCCCGCCGACCTCGACGACCTCGCCGGGACGGCCCCCGGCACCGCGCTGCCCGCCTGGACCGGCCCCACCGAGCGCGACCTCGGCTGCTTCATCGCGCTGGCCCGGATCCTCGACGTCCCCGCCCCGCCCGGCGCCCGCGCCGAGGCCGAGGCGCTGATCGGCCGGCTCTCCGCCACCCCCGTCCGGCACTCGCTGCTGCACGGCGACCCCTGCCCCGGCAACGACCTGCACACCGCCGACGGCGTCCGGTTCGTCGACTTCGAACAGGCCGCGCTCGGCCCCGGCGCGGTCGAACTCGCCTACCTGCGGACCGGCTTCCCCACCTGTTGGTGCTCCACCGCCGCGCCCGCCGCCGAACTCGCCGAAGCCGAAGCCGCCTACCGCGCGACCTGGCAGGCCGCCACCGGCACCCGGGCCCCCACCGCCGCCGACCTCGCCGACGCGAGCGCCGGCTGGCTGATCCGCGGCGACGCCCTCGTCCCCAAGGCCGAACGCGGCACCGCCGACCACCTCGCCCGGCTCCACCACGGCGACTGGACCTGGGGCAACGCGACCGCCCGCCGCCGCCTGCTGCACCGCGTCCGCACGGTCGCCGAACTGGCCGGCCCCGACACCGCCCTCCCCGTCTTCGGCCGCTTCTGCGCCACCCTCGCCACCCGCGCCCGCACCACCTGGCCCACCGCCGTCCCCCTCCCGGCCGACCGGACCTGA
- a CDS encoding ABC1 kinase family protein, with the protein MSDMPRKAVSRTARLAALPLSFAGRATLGLGKRLGGRPAEEVAAELQAQTAEQLFATLGKLKGGAMKFGQAMSVFESALPEDVAGPYRAALTKLQESAPAMPTRTVHAVLADDLGADWADRFRSFSDQPSAAASIGQVHRAVWKDGRDVAVKIQYPGAGEALLSDLGQLSRLARVLGPLIPGMDVKPLIAELRERVTEELDYRLEAESQQLHAREFAGDTDIVVPRVVAQSGRVLVTEWLEGKPLSQVISDGTRTERDRAGQLLARFLFAGPSRTGLLHADPHPGNFRLVKTGRTAAAWKLGVLDFGTVDRLPGGLPPTIGTSLRLALAGDAGAVYDLLRQENFVRAGITLDPDAVLDYLLPIIEPTRAEQFTFSRPWMRTQAARIADPRSPAYNLGKQLNLPPSYLLIHRVTLSTIGVLCQLGATVRLHEELLRWLPGFAEPEAD; encoded by the coding sequence ATGTCTGACATGCCGCGCAAGGCGGTCTCCCGGACGGCCCGGCTGGCGGCCCTGCCGCTGAGCTTCGCCGGGCGGGCCACCCTCGGCCTGGGCAAGCGCCTGGGCGGGCGCCCGGCGGAGGAGGTCGCGGCCGAGCTGCAGGCCCAGACCGCGGAGCAACTCTTCGCGACGCTCGGCAAGTTGAAGGGCGGTGCGATGAAGTTCGGGCAGGCCATGTCGGTCTTCGAGTCCGCCCTCCCGGAGGACGTCGCGGGCCCCTACCGGGCCGCGCTCACCAAGCTCCAGGAGTCCGCCCCGGCGATGCCCACCCGCACCGTGCACGCGGTGCTCGCCGACGACCTCGGCGCCGACTGGGCCGACCGGTTCCGCTCCTTCTCCGACCAGCCGTCCGCCGCCGCCTCGATCGGCCAGGTGCACCGCGCCGTCTGGAAGGACGGGCGGGACGTCGCGGTCAAGATCCAGTACCCGGGCGCGGGCGAGGCCCTGCTCAGCGACCTCGGCCAGCTCTCCCGGCTGGCCCGGGTGCTGGGCCCGCTGATCCCGGGGATGGACGTCAAGCCGCTGATCGCCGAGCTGCGCGAGCGGGTCACCGAGGAGCTGGACTACCGGCTGGAGGCGGAGTCCCAGCAGCTGCACGCCCGGGAGTTCGCCGGGGACACCGACATCGTGGTGCCCCGGGTGGTCGCCCAGTCCGGGCGGGTGCTGGTCACCGAGTGGCTGGAGGGCAAACCGCTCTCCCAGGTCATCTCGGACGGCACCCGCACCGAGCGCGACCGGGCCGGGCAGTTGCTCGCACGCTTCCTGTTCGCCGGCCCGAGCCGCACCGGCCTGCTGCACGCCGACCCGCACCCCGGGAACTTCCGGCTGGTCAAGACCGGCCGCACCGCCGCCGCCTGGAAGCTCGGCGTGCTCGACTTCGGCACCGTCGACCGCCTCCCCGGCGGCCTGCCCCCCACGATCGGCACCTCGCTGCGCCTCGCCCTGGCCGGTGACGCCGGGGCGGTGTACGACCTGCTCCGGCAGGAGAACTTCGTCCGGGCCGGCATCACCCTCGACCCGGACGCGGTGCTCGACTACCTGCTCCCGATCATCGAGCCCACCCGCGCCGAGCAGTTCACCTTCAGCCGCCCGTGGATGCGCACCCAGGCGGCCAGGATCGCCGACCCGCGCTCACCCGCCTACAACCTCGGCAAGCAGCTCAACCTCCCGCCCTCCTACCTGCTGATCCACCGCGTCACCCTCTCCACCATCGGCGTGCTCTGCCAGCTCGGCGCCACCGTCCGCCTGCACGAGGAGCTGCTGCGCTGGCTCCCCGGCTTCGCCGAACCGGAGGCCGACTGA
- a CDS encoding M48 family metallopeptidase — translation MTDHGRAPEGAEPAGADRGLDRGPVDRGKVEVRRSARRSRTVSAYREGDRTVVLIPARMSLAEEQRWVAQMLDKLAARESRRTLGDEALQSRAHELSRLHLGGRAVPEQVRWVTNQNSRWGSCTPSERTIRLSHRLQGMPEYVVDYVLLHELAHLLVPDHGPRFWALLESYPRTERARGYLEGVASAARLPHVPPARTT, via the coding sequence GTGACCGACCACGGGCGCGCCCCCGAGGGCGCCGAGCCCGCCGGTGCCGACCGCGGCCTCGATCGCGGCCCCGTCGACCGCGGCAAGGTCGAGGTGCGCCGCAGCGCCCGCCGCAGCCGCACCGTCTCCGCGTACCGCGAGGGCGACCGCACCGTGGTGCTGATCCCGGCCCGGATGTCACTGGCCGAGGAGCAGCGCTGGGTGGCCCAGATGCTCGACAAGCTGGCCGCGCGGGAGAGCCGCCGGACGCTCGGCGACGAGGCCCTGCAGTCCCGCGCGCACGAGCTCTCCCGGCTGCACCTGGGCGGCCGGGCCGTCCCCGAGCAGGTCCGCTGGGTGACCAACCAGAACTCCCGCTGGGGCTCCTGCACCCCCAGCGAGCGCACCATCCGGCTCTCCCACCGCCTGCAGGGCATGCCCGAGTACGTGGTCGACTACGTCCTGCTGCACGAGCTCGCGCACCTGCTGGTGCCCGACCACGGCCCCCGGTTCTGGGCCCTGCTGGAGTCCTACCCGCGCACCGAGCGGGCCCGCGGCTACCTGGAGGGCGTCGCCTCCGCCGCCCGGCTGCCGCACGTCCCGCCCGCCCGGACCACCTGA
- a CDS encoding NUDIX hydrolase has product MTSLHADAVRVLTGWTPVGDGQDELRRAYLAHLADRPDGMWRACPEGHITASALVVDPAGGRVLLTLHPKVGRWLQMGGHCEPGDGTLAAAALREAVEESGVEGLVLLPVDGRPGPVKLDRHLVRCAGKDRPENTHLDVQYVALAPAGARELISEESLDLRWFDWDGLPADTDRSVRDLVARARELV; this is encoded by the coding sequence GTGACCTCGCTGCACGCCGACGCCGTCCGCGTCCTGACCGGGTGGACGCCCGTCGGGGACGGCCAGGACGAACTGCGCCGCGCCTACCTGGCCCACCTCGCCGACCGCCCCGACGGCATGTGGCGGGCCTGCCCGGAGGGCCACATCACCGCCAGCGCGCTGGTCGTCGACCCGGCCGGCGGGCGGGTGCTGCTCACCCTGCACCCGAAGGTCGGCCGGTGGCTGCAGATGGGCGGCCACTGCGAGCCCGGCGACGGGACGCTGGCCGCGGCCGCGCTGCGCGAGGCGGTCGAGGAGTCCGGCGTCGAGGGGCTGGTGCTGCTGCCCGTCGACGGCCGCCCCGGCCCGGTGAAGCTGGACCGGCACCTGGTGCGCTGCGCCGGGAAGGACCGGCCGGAGAACACCCACCTGGACGTCCAGTACGTGGCGCTGGCCCCGGCCGGCGCGCGCGAGCTGATCAGCGAGGAGTCGCTGGACCTGCGCTGGTTCGACTGGGACGGGCTGCCCGCCGACACCGACCGCTCGGTGCGCGACCTGGTGGCGCGCGCCCGCGAACTGGTCTGA
- a CDS encoding zinc-dependent metalloprotease: MSDLPFGFGVPPEEPEDGENKGKKDGEQGDSTPQQPFGFGTGNPFGALFGMGGPGSGGGQGGDNPFAAMMGGFNPNDLGAAFQQLGQMLSFEGGPVNWDLAKNIARQTVVAEQPGGKSKDRSVGEAERTAVTEAVRLADLWLDSATEFPSTSSAAVAWSRAEWIEATLPVWKDLVDPVAERVGNAMGGVLPEEMQAMAGPLMGMMRSMGGAMFGTQIGQALGALAAEVLGSTDVGLPLAPAGKAALLPQNIAEFGEGLNVPAEEVRLYLALREAAHQRLFAHVPWLRAHLFGAVEAYARGIKVDTSRMEELVGQLDPSNPEALQEALAGGLLQPEDTPEQKAALARLETALALVEGWVDAVVHAAAAPHLPHAAALRETLRRRRATGGPAEQTFATLVGLELRPRRLRDASRLWASLADARGVEGRDALWSHPDMLPTAADLDDPDGFVHRDTAAVAEGGFDFDALDKLLGEAAGGGSGSGSGSGSGSGKADLTKGSEEPDAPGTPGASEQGGQDGEQGPEGTAK, from the coding sequence GTGAGCGACCTCCCCTTCGGATTCGGCGTTCCCCCCGAGGAGCCCGAGGACGGCGAGAACAAGGGCAAGAAGGACGGCGAGCAGGGCGACTCGACCCCGCAGCAGCCGTTCGGCTTCGGCACCGGCAACCCCTTCGGGGCGCTCTTCGGCATGGGCGGCCCCGGCAGCGGCGGCGGCCAGGGCGGGGACAACCCGTTCGCCGCGATGATGGGCGGTTTCAACCCCAACGACCTCGGCGCGGCGTTCCAGCAGCTCGGGCAGATGCTCTCGTTCGAGGGCGGCCCGGTGAACTGGGACCTGGCCAAGAACATCGCCCGGCAGACCGTGGTCGCCGAGCAGCCCGGGGGGAAGTCCAAGGACCGCTCGGTCGGCGAGGCCGAGCGCACCGCCGTCACCGAGGCCGTCCGGCTGGCGGACCTCTGGCTGGACTCGGCGACCGAGTTCCCGTCCACCTCCTCCGCGGCGGTGGCGTGGAGCCGCGCCGAGTGGATCGAGGCCACCCTGCCGGTCTGGAAGGACCTGGTCGACCCGGTCGCCGAGCGGGTCGGCAACGCCATGGGCGGCGTGCTGCCCGAGGAGATGCAGGCGATGGCCGGGCCGCTGATGGGCATGATGCGCTCGATGGGCGGCGCCATGTTCGGCACCCAGATCGGGCAGGCGCTCGGCGCGCTGGCCGCCGAGGTGCTCGGCTCCACCGACGTCGGCCTGCCGCTCGCCCCGGCCGGGAAGGCCGCGCTGCTGCCGCAGAACATCGCCGAGTTCGGCGAGGGCCTGAACGTGCCCGCCGAGGAGGTCCGGCTCTACCTGGCCCTGCGCGAGGCCGCCCACCAGCGCCTGTTCGCCCACGTGCCGTGGCTGCGGGCGCACCTGTTCGGCGCGGTCGAGGCGTACGCCCGCGGCATCAAGGTCGACACCTCGCGGATGGAGGAACTGGTCGGCCAGCTCGACCCGAGCAACCCCGAAGCCCTCCAGGAGGCGCTCGCCGGCGGCCTGCTGCAGCCCGAGGACACCCCCGAGCAGAAGGCCGCGCTGGCCCGGCTGGAGACCGCGCTGGCCCTGGTCGAGGGCTGGGTCGACGCCGTCGTGCACGCCGCCGCCGCCCCCCACCTGCCGCACGCCGCCGCGCTGCGCGAGACCCTGCGCCGCCGCCGCGCCACCGGCGGTCCCGCCGAGCAGACCTTCGCCACCCTGGTCGGCCTCGAACTCCGCCCCCGCCGCCTGCGCGACGCCTCCCGGCTGTGGGCCTCGCTCGCCGACGCCCGCGGCGTCGAGGGCCGGGACGCGCTGTGGAGCCACCCCGACATGCTGCCCACCGCCGCCGACCTGGACGACCCGGACGGCTTCGTGCACCGGGACACCGCGGCCGTGGCCGAGGGCGGCTTCGACTTCGACGCGCTGGACAAGCTGCTCGGCGAGGCGGCCGGCGGCGGGTCGGGTTCCGGCTCCGGCTCCGGCTCCGGCTCCGGGAAGGCCGACCTGACCAAGGGGTCGGAGGAGCCGGACGCCCCGGGCACCCCCGGCGCCTCGGAGCAGGGCGGCCAGGACGGCGAGCAGGGTCCGGAGGGCACCGCCAAGTGA